From Staphylococcus sp. M0911, a single genomic window includes:
- a CDS encoding CDP-glycerol glycerophosphotransferase family protein, whose product MIKQINITNLENIDIQLTKALDEGYTHFAPYSNDMMIHQKMFEAVELKSTSIIVDYTIDKSYLNDCRYFGLETIDFIDWVKNINHYPNVIFEIKSALSHLEKFNIETIFDLALVTILKGQLAVDGHVVYDFKAPMHTSTALWSSIDKDNISKINQFYLNTIAYEHRQKVPFPKFTFDDHSDLRYSDSVLLSTKFKLPKWMFKPFKNHSLKKHREISYIYDKDTSVLKDHVVFIGFDYGYRGNSKYLFSYFVKRNPTIKTYFVTNDRQGPHFISPDNPETQAMIETAKVVVTESYMPDAIKPNGTIIQLWHGTPIKKLFLDSREPNQNLNIYNYRARKYNKLAKQDYLVCDSKLAMDMFHSAFPTHHTHVLPIGYPRVQYLLNKLNESSFYEQLKRELRCDSNKPVLLYAPTWVSDHHDDELLPISEQLLAKYNVIFKGHVESDRVAQLPDGVILPQKGIETQDLLLISDVVLTDYSSIIFDALTIDKRVCLYTPNHTKYVEERGVYKDVIKSLSNVWYTDADLLTRDLINDMIPKNHNPYINKDNQSLQYLTQLIQDELK is encoded by the coding sequence ATGATAAAGCAAATTAATATTACTAATTTAGAAAATATAGATATTCAACTCACGAAAGCTTTGGATGAAGGTTATACTCATTTTGCCCCTTATTCGAATGATATGATGATTCATCAAAAGATGTTCGAAGCTGTAGAGTTAAAAAGCACTTCAATCATTGTTGATTATACAATCGACAAATCATATCTAAATGATTGTCGTTATTTTGGACTTGAAACCATCGATTTTATTGACTGGGTGAAAAATATTAATCATTATCCAAACGTGATTTTTGAAATTAAATCAGCCTTATCTCACCTAGAAAAATTCAATATTGAAACAATATTTGATTTAGCTTTAGTTACTATTTTAAAAGGACAATTAGCTGTCGATGGACATGTCGTCTATGATTTCAAAGCACCTATGCATACAAGTACTGCACTTTGGTCATCTATTGATAAAGATAATATAAGTAAAATCAATCAATTCTATTTAAATACGATAGCTTATGAACATCGTCAAAAAGTACCATTTCCTAAATTCACTTTTGATGACCATAGTGACTTAAGATATTCAGATTCAGTGTTATTAAGCACTAAATTCAAATTGCCCAAATGGATGTTTAAACCATTTAAAAATCATTCTTTAAAAAAACATAGAGAAATAAGTTATATATATGATAAAGACACATCGGTACTGAAAGACCATGTTGTCTTTATCGGATTTGATTATGGTTATCGTGGCAATTCTAAATATTTATTTAGCTACTTTGTAAAACGTAATCCAACGATTAAAACTTATTTTGTTACAAATGATAGACAAGGACCACATTTTATATCGCCTGATAATCCAGAAACACAAGCCATGATTGAAACAGCTAAAGTTGTGGTTACTGAAAGCTATATGCCAGATGCCATCAAACCTAATGGTACTATTATTCAGCTTTGGCATGGGACACCAATTAAAAAGTTATTTTTAGATAGTCGTGAACCAAATCAAAACTTAAATATTTATAATTACAGAGCCCGTAAATATAATAAATTAGCTAAACAAGATTATTTAGTATGTGACTCTAAACTAGCTATGGATATGTTTCATTCAGCTTTCCCAACACATCATACACACGTGTTACCTATTGGCTATCCAAGAGTGCAATATTTGTTGAATAAACTGAATGAGTCTTCATTTTATGAACAACTTAAACGTGAATTAAGATGCGACTCAAATAAACCTGTGCTATTATATGCACCGACATGGGTTTCAGATCATCATGATGATGAATTGTTACCAATCTCAGAACAATTATTAGCTAAATATAATGTCATATTCAAAGGACACGTTGAAAGTGACCGTGTAGCTCAGCTACCTGATGGCGTGATTTTACCTCAAAAAGGTATTGAAACACAGGACCTATTGCTTATTTCTGATGTCGTTTTAACAGATTATTCTTCAATTATTTTTGATGCTTTAACGATAGATAAACGTGTTTGTTTATACACACCGAATCACACAAAATATGTCGAAGAACGTGGTGTTTATAAAGACGTTATCAAAAGTTTATCTAATGTCTGGTACACAGATGCTGATTTGTTAACACGTGATTTAATCAATGATATGATTCCTAAAAATCATAATCCATACATCAATAAGGATAACCAATCATTACAATACTTAACTCAACTCATTCAAGATGAACTAAAATAA